A region from the Silene latifolia isolate original U9 population chromosome 7, ASM4854445v1, whole genome shotgun sequence genome encodes:
- the LOC141589968 gene encoding protein FAR1-RELATED SEQUENCE 5-like, whose translation MAEMEIVPVENGDDLPTAPVTEEELCRQVEDIFTPYVGMQFGDMEEAITFYKAYALGIGFDVRKYTTKKWRDGTIKSKLLVCNREGFTKTNKESMCKEVDGEKQERKAKLKRVGCKARVRKLPLKRGFRIYVKNVAINGIKYDTGYKNFLNIGPTRTYRICKELVKGFENIGASLNDFKNFKRDIKCFIHERDGQLFIDRFKSLAETQPGFYFDYDVDEDGSLRRAIWADSIARRNYAAFGEAVSYDPTYSTNKYSMVFTPFTGVDNHKRSVTFCCAIIAKENHESFKWVFERFLIAMGGKEPEYIITDQDPGIIKSFPLVFKTARNRFCMWHIMNKVPIKYGSTRHDYQDFLKKLNTVIWDEDLEADEFDGKWLEIMAQHDVGDVEWFTECYSKRRQWVMAHCKDLKMGAIMRTTQRSESENRFFKRFVHKYGTLVEFLMRFESAMEQQRHNQKRLDNENRQSNPKLSSKMALESDAARVYTHNMFEEFQQELKYSILIHVVARVSLYWIT comes from the exons ATGGCTGAAATGGAAATTGTACCAGTTGAGAATG GTGATGACTTACCAACAGCCCCGGTAACTGAGGAGGAATTGTGTCGTCAAGTGGAAGATATATTTACACCGTATGTCGGTATGCAATTCGGGGACATGGAGGAGGCTATCACTTTTTATAAGGCTTACGCGCTTGGTATTGGGTTTGATGTGCGTAAGTACACAACCAAGAAGTGGCGTGATGGCACTATAAAATCGAAGCTTTTGGTGTGTAACCGTGAAGGTTTTACTAAGACAAATAAGGAGAGCATGTGTAAAGAGGTTGATGGAGAAAAGCAGGAAAGAAAAGCTAAGTTAAAGAGGGTGGGGTGCAAGGCTAGGGTGAG GAAGTTACCATTGAAAAGAGGTTTCAGGATATATGTAAAAAATGTGGCTATTAATGGTATAAAATATGACACTGGATATAAGAATTTT CTGAATATAGGTCCAACAAGGACTTACAGAATATGTAAGGAACTTGTTAAGGGGTTCGAGAATATTGGAGCTAGTTTGAACGACTTCAAGAATTTTAAGAGAGACATTAAGTGTTTTATTCATGAAAGAGACGGACAACTTTTTATTGATCGTTTCAAGAGCTTGGCAGAGACTCAACCAGGTTTCTACTTCGACTATGACGTTGACGAAGATGGCAGTCTACGGAGGGCAATTTGGGCAGATAGTATTGCTAGGAGGAACTATGCTGCCTTTGGTGAAGCCGTTTCTTACGACCCGACTTACTCTACCAACAAGTACTCGATGGTTTTCACCCCATTCACTGGGGTTGACAACCACAAACGGTCAGTAACCTTTTGTTGTGCAATTATTGCTAAGGAAAATCATGAATCATTCAAGTGGGTTTTTGAAAGGTTTCTCATTGCAATGGGGGGTAAGGAACCGGAATATATAATAACAGATCAGGACCCGGGAATTATTAAATCTTTCCCCCTTGTTTTTAAGACTGCAAGAAATCGGTtttgtatgtggcatattatgAATAAGGTGCCTATTAAGTATGGAAGTACAAGACACGATTACCAAGATTTCTTGAAGAAATTAAATACTGTTATATGGGACGAGGATCTTGAAGCGGATGAGTTTGATGGTAAATGGTTGGAAATTATGGCCCAACACGATGTTGGTGACGTTGAGTGGTTTACTGAATGTTACTCTAAAAGGAGGCAGTGGGTGATGGCCCATTGTAAAGACTTGAAAATGGGTGCTATAATGAGGACTACTCAGAGGTCGGAGAGTGAGAATAGGTTTTTTAAGAGGTTTGTGCACAAATATGGTACTTTGGTTGAGTTTCTGATGCGTTTTGAAAGTGCTATGGAGCAACAGAGGCACAATCAGAAGAGACTTGACAACGAAAACCGGCAATCAAACCCTAAGTTGTCGAGTAAGATGGCATTAGAGAGTGATGCAGCTAGGGTTTACACACACAACATGTTTGAGGAGTTTCAACAGGAGCTGAAGTACTCCATACTAATACATGTAGTTGCAAGGGTTTCCTTGTATTGGATAACATAG